The following coding sequences lie in one Cupriavidus sp. WKF15 genomic window:
- a CDS encoding NAD(P)/FAD-dependent oxidoreductase, translated as MTISRRDFLNGTALAIAAGVAPAQLLAAAQVQPGAAYPPALTGLRGNHAGTFTLAHSLAREGAKYPTVMAHEAFDLVVVGGGLSGLAAAWFYQRRFGPGKRILILDNHDDFGGHAKRNEFTVRGKRLVTYGGSAEMPPTAAADAAMRELLGGLGLDPARAPLAEPADPYAALGMGRAVFFDSDHFGRDLWLGGDPFGELVDARGGRQGVAAPDAAALRRFLDAAPLPPQDRAALARLADGSTDYLPGMAAAERATYLRGTRYAAFLRDKAGIGLAGQRFLRSRSNDAFALDADGISVADAIGIGLPAGAGMPAPALDPRLGKSPASRLWFPDGNASLARLLVQKLIPGVAKLARPTDIVNAAFDYGRLDQDGAPVRLRLEATAIAVDPDGPITRVTYGWRGNLHRIEARHVVLAGWNMMVPYLMPSLPAAQGDTLRGEVKAPLVYTKVALDHWRAFVALKTRRIHAPAMAYTDLWLEPPAGSSPADPAVLHMLYVPTVPDSGMSARERFRAGRAFLLGTPFSELERGIRTQLDRMLGPAGFAAKDVIRAITVNRWAHGYSYRPDTLAGEDPAAWASPAGVGNVSFAGSDSAGSPSLTAAVAQGRRAVDRLAG; from the coding sequence ATGACGATTTCGCGCAGAGATTTCCTCAACGGCACCGCGCTGGCCATTGCCGCCGGCGTGGCGCCCGCGCAACTGCTGGCCGCCGCGCAGGTGCAGCCCGGCGCGGCTTATCCGCCAGCGCTGACGGGCCTGCGCGGCAACCACGCAGGGACCTTCACACTGGCCCACAGCCTCGCGCGCGAAGGCGCGAAGTACCCCACCGTGATGGCCCACGAGGCCTTCGACCTTGTGGTGGTGGGCGGCGGCCTGAGCGGGCTGGCGGCGGCGTGGTTCTATCAGCGCCGCTTTGGCCCGGGCAAGCGCATCCTGATCCTGGACAACCACGACGACTTCGGCGGCCACGCCAAGCGCAATGAATTCACGGTGCGCGGCAAGCGGCTGGTGACTTATGGCGGCAGTGCGGAGATGCCGCCCACGGCAGCCGCCGATGCCGCCATGCGCGAGCTGCTGGGCGGCCTTGGCCTGGATCCGGCACGCGCGCCGCTGGCCGAGCCGGCGGACCCCTATGCCGCGCTCGGCATGGGCCGCGCGGTGTTCTTCGACTCGGACCATTTCGGCCGGGACCTGTGGCTCGGCGGCGATCCGTTCGGCGAACTGGTCGACGCGCGCGGCGGGCGGCAGGGCGTTGCCGCACCGGACGCCGCGGCGCTGCGGCGCTTCCTGGATGCCGCGCCATTGCCGCCGCAGGATCGCGCGGCACTGGCCCGGCTTGCCGATGGCAGCACCGACTACCTGCCAGGCATGGCGGCCGCAGAGCGCGCCACCTATCTTCGCGGCACGCGCTATGCGGCATTCCTGCGCGACAAGGCCGGCATCGGGCTGGCCGGGCAGCGTTTCCTGCGCAGCCGCAGCAACGATGCCTTCGCGCTCGATGCCGACGGCATCAGCGTGGCCGACGCCATCGGCATCGGCCTGCCGGCTGGCGCGGGCATGCCGGCACCGGCGCTGGATCCGCGCCTGGGCAAGTCGCCGGCCTCGCGGCTGTGGTTCCCGGACGGCAACGCCTCGCTGGCGCGGCTGCTGGTGCAGAAGCTGATTCCCGGCGTAGCGAAGCTCGCGCGTCCCACGGATATCGTCAACGCGGCGTTTGACTACGGGCGCCTGGACCAGGACGGCGCGCCGGTACGGCTGCGCCTGGAGGCCACCGCCATCGCGGTGGATCCGGATGGCCCGATCACGCGCGTCACGTACGGCTGGCGCGGCAACCTGCACCGTATCGAAGCGCGCCACGTGGTGCTGGCGGGCTGGAACATGATGGTGCCGTACCTGATGCCGTCACTGCCGGCCGCGCAAGGCGACACGCTGCGCGGCGAAGTGAAGGCGCCGCTGGTCTATACCAAGGTGGCACTGGACCACTGGCGCGCGTTTGTCGCGCTCAAGACGCGGCGCATCCACGCCCCGGCCATGGCCTATACCGACCTGTGGCTGGAGCCGCCGGCCGGCTCCAGCCCCGCCGATCCCGCGGTGCTGCACATGCTGTATGTGCCGACGGTGCCCGACAGCGGCATGAGCGCGCGCGAGCGCTTCCGCGCGGGGCGTGCGTTCCTGCTGGGCACGCCGTTCAGCGAACTCGAGCGCGGCATCCGCACGCAGCTCGACCGCATGCTGGGGCCGGCGGGATTCGCCGCGAAGGACGTGATCCGCGCCATCACCGTCAACCGCTGGGCGCATGGTTACAGCTATCGGCCGGATACCCTTGCCGGGGAGGATCCGGCAGCGTGGGCATCGCCTGCGGGCGTGGGCAATGTGAGCTTCGCGGGCAGCGACAGCGCGGGCAGCCCGTCGCTGACGGCGGCTGTCGCACAGGGCCGGCGTGCCGTGGATCGCCTGGCGGGCTGA
- a CDS encoding NAD(P)/FAD-dependent oxidoreductase, with product MTDTDNARGQAGLAALEARLRQDLAWLELPAKAWTMPRTHGGQAVLDVAVIGGGMAGLAVSATLKHLGIPACAFDQSPAGFEGPWATTARMETLRSPKQLTGPALGLPALTFRAWFEAQYGGEAWEALDKIPRLQWMDYLRWYRQVLGLDIRNDHRVDQVLPRADGLVALSMTTPDGARTVLARRVVLATGRDGLGGACVPPVAEGLPRALWAHSSDAMDYGRLRGKRVGVVGAGASAMDSAATALEAGAASVDLLIRRADIPRVNKSKGAGNPGLTHGHYGLTDEWKWRLRHYINSQQVPPPRGSTLRVSRHPNARFNLDCALDAIDVDGDVLRVRTPKGVFELDFLIFSTGFRIALETRPEFAAFAPQIRFWRDRHAPRPGQEDGELSDSPDLGPAFELQEKTPGCCPGLSRIHAFCYPAALSHGTVSGDIPAISDGARRLGQGIAGLLYQEDVELHYAALQAYAEPEVFGDEWVPAPPPALES from the coding sequence ATGACTGATACCGACAACGCACGCGGCCAGGCCGGCCTGGCCGCGCTCGAAGCGCGCCTGCGCCAGGACCTGGCCTGGCTGGAACTGCCCGCCAAGGCCTGGACCATGCCGCGCACCCACGGCGGGCAGGCCGTGCTCGATGTTGCCGTGATCGGCGGCGGCATGGCCGGACTGGCCGTCAGCGCCACGCTCAAGCACCTGGGCATCCCGGCCTGCGCCTTCGACCAGTCGCCCGCCGGCTTTGAAGGGCCGTGGGCCACCACCGCCCGCATGGAGACCCTGCGCTCGCCCAAGCAACTCACGGGCCCTGCGCTGGGCCTGCCGGCGCTGACCTTCCGTGCATGGTTTGAAGCCCAGTACGGCGGCGAAGCCTGGGAAGCGCTCGACAAGATTCCGCGGCTGCAATGGATGGACTACCTGCGCTGGTACAGGCAGGTGCTCGGGCTCGATATCCGCAACGACCACCGTGTCGACCAGGTGCTGCCGCGCGCCGACGGCCTGGTCGCGCTGTCGATGACCACGCCCGACGGAGCGCGTACCGTGCTGGCCCGCCGCGTGGTGCTGGCCACCGGCCGCGACGGACTGGGCGGCGCCTGCGTGCCGCCGGTCGCCGAGGGACTGCCGCGCGCGCTGTGGGCGCATTCGTCCGATGCGATGGACTACGGCCGCCTGCGCGGCAAGCGCGTGGGCGTGGTCGGCGCGGGGGCTTCGGCCATGGACAGCGCCGCCACCGCGCTGGAAGCCGGCGCCGCAAGCGTGGACCTGCTGATCCGCCGCGCGGACATTCCGCGCGTCAACAAGAGCAAGGGCGCCGGCAATCCCGGTCTGACGCACGGCCACTATGGCCTGACGGATGAATGGAAATGGCGCCTGCGCCATTACATCAACAGCCAGCAGGTGCCGCCGCCGCGCGGCAGCACGCTGCGCGTATCGCGCCACCCCAATGCGCGCTTCAACCTGGACTGCGCGCTTGACGCCATCGACGTGGACGGCGACGTGCTGCGCGTGCGCACGCCCAAGGGTGTGTTCGAACTGGATTTCCTGATCTTCTCGACAGGATTCCGCATTGCGCTGGAAACCCGCCCGGAGTTCGCCGCGTTCGCGCCCCAGATCCGCTTCTGGCGCGACCGCCATGCGCCGCGGCCGGGACAGGAGGATGGCGAGCTGTCCGATTCGCCCGACCTGGGCCCCGCGTTCGAACTGCAGGAGAAGACGCCGGGCTGCTGCCCGGGGTTGTCGCGCATCCATGCGTTCTGCTATCCGGCCGCGCTCTCGCACGGCACCGTGTCCGGCGACATCCCGGCCATCAGCGATGGTGCCAGGCGGCTGGGCCAGGGCATTGCCGGCCTGCTGTACCAGGAAGACGTTGAACTGCACTACGCCGCGCTGCAGGCCTATGCCGAGCCTGAAGTCTTCGGCGACGAATGGGTGCCGGCGCCGCCGCCCGCGCTGGAATCCTGA
- a CDS encoding LysR family transcriptional regulator, which produces MEIRQLEAFAAVVTTGSITAAGRLLGRSQPAITRLIQELEGELGFALFTRSGPRVSPTEQGFLLYDEVEQTLAGLQQIRNRAAALARGDGRPLRIAATPALSAGLLPAALALAFARGLCAPERVEVRSVSPEQVVHAVLTGAAEIGLNSLPLEHRGVNVHWIGQAACVAAMRADDPLAAGETVRLADCRERRIVTMQNPYRLRRRTDTAFAGAGIGAAAVIDTNTSINALTLVRAGLGIAVLEPVTARGLPLTDIAVRPVDADIPFYFGVITPQARPASAVVLGLVDVLAEASATLLPDFVRRDPADHGALLQSLYGDGAAPTEDTEPPSHD; this is translated from the coding sequence ATGGAGATCCGGCAACTGGAAGCCTTTGCAGCGGTCGTCACGACCGGCAGTATCACCGCTGCCGGCCGCTTGCTCGGCCGTTCGCAGCCGGCGATTACCCGTCTCATCCAGGAACTCGAAGGCGAGTTGGGCTTTGCGCTGTTCACGCGCAGCGGTCCGCGCGTCAGCCCGACCGAGCAGGGATTCCTGCTCTATGACGAGGTCGAGCAGACGCTGGCCGGCTTGCAGCAGATCCGCAACCGCGCCGCGGCGCTGGCGCGAGGCGACGGCCGCCCGCTGCGCATTGCCGCCACGCCCGCGCTGTCGGCCGGCTTGCTGCCCGCGGCGCTCGCACTGGCCTTTGCGCGCGGACTGTGCGCGCCCGAGCGCGTGGAGGTCCGGAGCGTATCGCCCGAACAGGTCGTGCATGCGGTGCTGACCGGCGCCGCCGAGATCGGCCTGAACAGCCTGCCGCTGGAGCACCGTGGCGTGAACGTCCACTGGATCGGGCAGGCCGCGTGCGTGGCGGCCATGCGCGCGGACGACCCGCTCGCGGCTGGCGAGACCGTTCGCCTGGCCGACTGCCGCGAACGCCGCATCGTCACCATGCAGAACCCGTACCGGCTGCGGCGCCGCACCGATACCGCGTTTGCCGGCGCAGGCATTGGTGCGGCTGCCGTGATCGACACCAATACCTCGATCAACGCGCTGACGCTGGTACGCGCCGGGCTCGGCATCGCCGTGCTCGAACCCGTGACCGCGCGCGGCCTGCCGCTGACCGATATTGCCGTGCGCCCTGTCGACGCGGACATCCCGTTCTATTTCGGCGTGATCACGCCCCAGGCGCGTCCGGCCAGCGCGGTCGTGCTGGGGCTGGTCGATGTCCTGGCCGAGGCGTCCGCCACGCTGCTGCCCGACTTTGTCCGCCGCGATCCGGCCGATCATGGCGCCCTGCTCCAGTCCCTGTACGGCGACGGCGCCGCCCCAACCGAAGATACTGAACCCCCGAGCCATGACTGA
- a CDS encoding hydroxymethylglutaryl-CoA lyase, which translates to MERNAPALPQRLALPESVKIVEVGPRDGLQNEARHVPAAAKIELVDRLSAAGFANIETASFVSPKWVPQMADGAEVMGTIARRAGTVYSALTPNMKGFEAALAAGAGEVVIFGAASEAFSQRNINCSVAESVARFEPVAAAAKAAGLRLRASISCALGCPYEGEIALEKVADVVGRMRDLGCDEIDIADTIGVGTPLRTQAVMEAAAHVFPRERLAGHFHDTYGQALPNILASLQAGIRIFHASVAGLGGCPYAKGASGNVATEDLLYMLHGMGIHTGIDLDQVIQAGVFISEAIGRPYGSRVGKAVLERGRPRECV; encoded by the coding sequence ATGGAACGGAACGCCCCTGCTCTTCCCCAGCGGCTTGCGCTGCCCGAGTCCGTCAAGATCGTCGAGGTGGGCCCGCGCGACGGCTTGCAGAACGAGGCGCGCCATGTGCCGGCCGCGGCCAAGATCGAACTCGTCGATCGCCTGAGCGCGGCGGGCTTTGCCAATATCGAGACCGCGTCCTTTGTCTCGCCCAAGTGGGTGCCGCAGATGGCCGATGGCGCGGAAGTCATGGGCACCATCGCGCGCCGGGCCGGCACCGTCTATTCGGCACTGACGCCCAATATGAAGGGCTTCGAAGCCGCGCTCGCCGCCGGCGCCGGCGAGGTCGTCATTTTCGGCGCTGCCAGCGAAGCATTTTCCCAGCGCAACATCAACTGCTCGGTGGCCGAATCGGTCGCGCGCTTCGAGCCGGTGGCCGCGGCGGCCAAGGCTGCAGGCCTGCGCCTGCGCGCGAGCATCTCCTGCGCGCTCGGCTGCCCCTATGAGGGCGAAATCGCGCTTGAGAAGGTGGCCGACGTGGTCGGCCGCATGCGCGACCTGGGCTGCGACGAGATCGACATTGCCGACACCATCGGCGTAGGAACACCGCTGCGCACGCAGGCCGTGATGGAAGCCGCCGCGCATGTGTTCCCGCGCGAACGGCTGGCGGGGCACTTTCATGACACGTATGGCCAAGCGCTGCCGAACATCCTGGCCAGCCTGCAGGCAGGCATCCGCATCTTCCACGCCTCGGTAGCGGGCCTTGGCGGCTGCCCTTACGCCAAGGGCGCGTCGGGCAACGTGGCGACGGAAGACCTGCTGTACATGCTGCACGGCATGGGCATCCATACCGGCATCGACCTGGACCAGGTGATTCAGGCTGGCGTCTTCATCTCCGAGGCAATCGGGCGACCCTACGGTTCGCGCGTCGGCAAGGCGGTGCTCGAGCGCGGCCGCCCGCGGGAATGCGTCTGA
- a CDS encoding CMD domain protein — MSQAPTPDAGATPPDLIDAITGLRPGSATHALRHKRDKVVAATQGSYDALFDPALPGLTLAERLLAACYAARLTPSPQLADHYHARLVAAGVDAAAISAAAQGSPADSADPRLRAILTFTRTLIEKPVEGDRAALQALPAAGLSTPAVVTLAQLIAFLSYQVRLVAGLDALKALNDNAGAQA; from the coding sequence ATGAGCCAAGCCCCCACGCCCGACGCCGGCGCCACGCCGCCGGACCTGATCGACGCCATCACCGGCCTGCGGCCCGGCAGCGCCACGCACGCGCTGCGCCACAAGCGCGACAAGGTGGTGGCTGCCACCCAGGGCAGCTATGACGCCCTGTTCGATCCGGCCCTGCCCGGCCTGACGCTGGCCGAACGCCTGCTGGCCGCGTGCTATGCCGCGCGGCTTACGCCGTCGCCCCAACTGGCGGACCACTATCATGCGCGCCTGGTCGCGGCCGGCGTCGATGCCGCGGCCATTTCCGCCGCCGCGCAAGGCAGCCCCGCCGATTCAGCCGACCCGCGTCTGCGCGCCATCCTCACATTCACGCGCACGCTGATCGAAAAGCCCGTGGAAGGCGATCGGGCCGCGCTCCAGGCGCTGCCCGCCGCAGGCCTGAGCACGCCCGCCGTGGTCACGCTGGCGCAGCTGATTGCCTTCCTGTCTTACCAGGTGCGCCTGGTAGCCGGCCTGGATGCCCTGAAGGCACTGAACGACAACGCAGGAGCACAGGCATGA
- a CDS encoding glycine betaine ABC transporter substrate-binding protein, with the protein MLALALAGTCSAQGAGTLRVGSKRFTESYILGEVLTQAAGEARHQAGLGNTAIVFEALRAGSIDLYPDYTGTLASEILKLPPGATLEQINQALAPMGLGAGIALGFENTYALAVSDAHAGGLRRLSDLVRQPRLRLGLSHEFLGRADGWPGLARRYGLPQLPVGLDHGVAYEALAAGQVDAIDIYSTDAKIRKYGLRVLEDDLHFFPRYDAVVVYRLDVPRRFPAAWQSLQSLAGRISAADMVAMNAAAEIDGQSFAAIARGFLSGKAAQRSGRGGLMQALLGPDTLRLTRRHVGLVAGAVGAATLAGIPLGIISARRRRLGQGVLGMVSVLQTVPSLALLAMLIPLLGRIGVWPAMVALFLYALLPIVRNTCTGLQQVSAGMRDAARALGLRDLQVLRYVELPLALPVVLAGVKTAAIISVGTATIAAFVGAGGYGERIATGLALNDTVLLLAGAIPAAVLALVVQAGFEALEWALRRRGRGGPPI; encoded by the coding sequence TTGCTGGCGCTCGCACTGGCGGGTACGTGCAGCGCACAGGGCGCCGGTACCTTGCGGGTCGGGTCCAAGCGCTTTACGGAGTCCTACATCCTCGGCGAAGTGCTGACGCAGGCGGCCGGAGAAGCCCGCCACCAGGCCGGGCTCGGTAACACGGCGATCGTCTTCGAGGCACTGCGCGCCGGCAGCATCGACCTCTATCCGGACTACACGGGCACGCTCGCGAGCGAGATCCTGAAACTGCCGCCGGGCGCGACGCTGGAGCAGATCAACCAGGCGCTGGCGCCGATGGGACTGGGCGCGGGCATCGCGCTGGGTTTCGAGAACACCTATGCGCTGGCCGTGTCGGACGCGCATGCCGGCGGCTTGCGGCGGCTGAGCGACCTGGTACGGCAGCCGCGGCTGCGGCTGGGCCTGTCGCACGAATTCCTGGGCCGGGCCGATGGCTGGCCGGGGCTGGCCCGGCGCTATGGGCTGCCGCAGCTTCCGGTCGGGCTGGATCATGGCGTTGCCTACGAGGCGCTGGCGGCCGGGCAGGTCGACGCGATCGATATCTATTCCACCGACGCCAAGATCCGCAAATACGGGCTGCGCGTGCTGGAAGACGATCTGCACTTCTTTCCGCGCTATGACGCCGTGGTGGTCTACCGGCTGGACGTGCCGCGCCGCTTTCCGGCGGCATGGCAATCCTTGCAGTCGCTCGCGGGGCGCATCAGCGCGGCCGACATGGTGGCAATGAACGCGGCCGCGGAGATCGACGGGCAGTCTTTTGCGGCGATTGCACGCGGCTTCCTGTCCGGTAAGGCGGCGCAGCGGTCCGGCCGTGGCGGCCTGATGCAGGCACTGCTCGGTCCCGACACGCTGCGCCTGACGCGCCGCCACGTGGGCCTGGTGGCGGGTGCCGTGGGGGCTGCCACGCTGGCGGGCATACCGCTGGGCATCATATCGGCGCGGCGCCGGCGCCTGGGGCAGGGCGTGCTCGGCATGGTCAGCGTGCTCCAGACGGTGCCGTCGCTGGCGCTGCTGGCGATGCTGATCCCGCTGCTGGGCCGCATCGGCGTCTGGCCGGCGATGGTGGCGCTGTTCCTCTATGCGCTGCTGCCGATCGTGCGCAACACCTGCACGGGGCTGCAGCAGGTGTCCGCCGGCATGCGCGACGCGGCACGCGCGCTGGGGCTGCGCGACCTGCAGGTGCTGCGCTACGTGGAGCTGCCGCTGGCGCTGCCGGTGGTGCTGGCCGGCGTGAAGACTGCGGCCATCATCAGCGTGGGCACCGCGACCATTGCCGCATTCGTCGGCGCGGGCGGCTACGGCGAGCGCATTGCCACCGGGCTGGCGCTCAACGACACCGTGCTGCTGCTGGCCGGGGCGATCCCCGCCGCGGTGCTGGCCCTGGTGGTGCAGGCCGGGTTCGAGGCGCTGGAATGGGCGCTGCGCCGGCGCGGTCGCGGCGGCCCGCCGATCTGA
- a CDS encoding acyltransferase: protein MKSITTPTTPTTHAAPGSTGAAGQAIRSGDKPLHLHQRKSSPPLHSWPLGVVSLLVLALNTLLWCLLLCPFALLKLALPMPGARRRIDPMLNGIARAWITCNGAWFGAIQRYGWDVDGMAGLKRSDWYLVNCNHQSWVDIFVLQRALNGQVPLLKFFLKQQLLYVPFIGLAWWALDFPFMKRRTRAQLRRKPELRREDQDTARRACEKFSLSPTSVMVFTEGTRFTEAKRAAQASPYRHLLKPKAGGLAVTINTMGQRFRALLDATIVYPHGAPTFWQFACGRTGPVIVRVRQIPIPPEFCSADYGTDPAFRSDFHRWLAERWEEKDAEIEGLLAQAADH, encoded by the coding sequence ATGAAATCGATCACCACCCCTACCACCCCCACCACTCATGCCGCTCCCGGCAGCACCGGCGCTGCCGGCCAGGCCATCCGGAGCGGCGACAAGCCTCTCCACCTCCACCAGCGCAAGTCCAGCCCGCCGCTGCATAGCTGGCCCCTGGGCGTCGTCAGCCTGCTCGTGCTCGCGCTGAATACGCTGCTCTGGTGCCTGCTGCTTTGCCCGTTCGCGCTGCTCAAGCTGGCCTTGCCGATGCCCGGCGCGAGGCGGCGCATCGATCCCATGCTCAATGGCATCGCGCGCGCATGGATTACGTGCAATGGCGCGTGGTTCGGCGCGATCCAGCGCTACGGCTGGGATGTCGACGGCATGGCCGGCCTGAAGCGGTCCGACTGGTACCTGGTCAACTGCAACCACCAGTCGTGGGTGGACATCTTCGTGCTGCAGCGGGCGCTCAACGGCCAGGTGCCGTTGCTGAAGTTCTTCCTCAAGCAGCAACTGCTCTATGTACCGTTCATCGGCCTGGCCTGGTGGGCGCTGGACTTTCCCTTCATGAAGCGCCGCACGCGGGCGCAGTTGCGCCGCAAGCCCGAACTCCGGCGCGAGGACCAGGACACGGCGCGCCGCGCGTGCGAAAAATTCTCGCTGTCGCCAACCAGCGTGATGGTGTTCACGGAGGGCACACGTTTCACCGAGGCCAAGCGCGCGGCGCAGGCTTCGCCGTATCGCCATCTGCTCAAGCCCAAGGCTGGCGGTCTGGCGGTGACCATCAACACCATGGGCCAGCGCTTTCGCGCGCTGCTGGATGCGACCATCGTCTATCCGCACGGCGCGCCGACCTTCTGGCAGTTTGCCTGCGGCCGCACCGGCCCCGTCATCGTCCGGGTGCGGCAGATCCCCATCCCGCCGGAATTCTGCAGCGCCGACTACGGCACCGACCCGGCCTTCCGCAGCGACTTCCATCGCTGGCTGGCCGAGCGCTGGGAGGAAAAGGACGCGGAGATCGAAGGCTTGCTTGCACAGGCGGCGGACCACTGA
- a CDS encoding DUF2970 domain-containing protein, translating to MNPLRLVRTVLWGFLGLRKGQEHQRDLENMRPLPLILTGVTLAAGLVLGLVLVAKFAVASA from the coding sequence ATGAACCCGCTGAGGCTGGTCCGCACCGTACTATGGGGCTTCCTTGGCCTGCGCAAAGGCCAGGAACACCAGCGCGACCTGGAGAACATGCGGCCGCTGCCGCTGATCCTGACCGGCGTGACGCTGGCCGCGGGGCTGGTGCTGGGCCTCGTGCTGGTGGCAAAGTTCGCGGTAGCCAGCGCCTGA
- a CDS encoding cytochrome c: MLFPARRLLTAATLLAGLLGSACAAAQAATADVERGRYLARIANCAACHTNQSGKPFAGGLPIRTAAGTLYSTNITPDATGIGGYTLAEFDRAVRQGVARDGRRLYPAMPYPSYARMRPEDVAALYAYMRAGVAPVSQRNRDAEMRWPYSMRPLLVVWNALYLSGSPVRTDAAKGAEWNRGAYLVQAVAHCGACHTPRGWLYAEKGLDERSKRFLSGASVEGWSATNLTGDQVTGLGAWSRAEIAEFLRTGRNAHATSFGPMSTVIATATQYMAPADLDAVAVYLKSLPGARGETGPFRHDPATAPRLLQGRFDSPGSRQYSQFCMPCHGADGKGFARVFPPLAGNPTVADPDPASLVNLLLNGAVTARVDTAPTDYHMPGYGWTLDNQELANLLTFIRGNWGNRAAPVGEAAVAARRRELEAAR; this comes from the coding sequence ATGCTTTTCCCCGCAAGGCGGTTGCTGACCGCCGCCACGCTGCTCGCCGGCCTGCTCGGCAGTGCTTGCGCCGCTGCGCAGGCCGCCACGGCCGACGTGGAGCGCGGCCGCTACCTTGCGCGCATCGCGAACTGCGCGGCCTGCCATACGAACCAATCCGGCAAGCCGTTTGCCGGCGGCCTGCCGATCCGCACCGCGGCGGGCACCCTCTATTCGACCAATATCACACCGGACGCGACCGGCATTGGCGGCTACACGCTGGCGGAATTCGACCGCGCGGTGCGCCAGGGCGTGGCGCGCGACGGCAGGCGGCTCTATCCGGCCATGCCATACCCGTCCTACGCGCGCATGCGCCCCGAGGACGTTGCCGCCCTCTATGCCTATATGCGGGCCGGCGTTGCGCCGGTCAGCCAGCGCAACCGCGATGCCGAGATGCGCTGGCCGTACAGCATGCGCCCGCTGCTGGTAGTGTGGAACGCGTTGTACCTGAGCGGCTCGCCGGTCCGCACCGACGCCGCGAAGGGCGCGGAATGGAACCGCGGTGCCTATCTCGTGCAGGCGGTCGCGCATTGCGGCGCATGCCATACGCCGCGCGGCTGGCTGTATGCCGAAAAGGGCCTGGACGAGCGCAGCAAGCGTTTCCTGTCGGGCGCCAGCGTGGAAGGCTGGTCGGCGACCAATCTGACGGGGGACCAGGTCACCGGACTGGGCGCATGGTCGCGCGCTGAGATCGCCGAGTTCCTGCGCACCGGGCGCAATGCGCACGCGACCTCGTTCGGGCCGATGTCCACGGTGATCGCCACGGCCACCCAGTACATGGCGCCGGCCGATCTCGACGCCGTGGCGGTCTACCTGAAGTCGCTGCCAGGCGCTCGCGGCGAGACCGGGCCGTTCCGGCATGATCCGGCCACGGCGCCACGTCTGCTGCAGGGCCGCTTCGACAGCCCGGGCTCACGCCAGTACTCGCAGTTCTGCATGCCTTGCCATGGCGCCGACGGCAAGGGGTTTGCGCGCGTGTTCCCGCCGCTCGCCGGCAATCCGACGGTCGCCGACCCGGACCCGGCCTCGCTGGTCAACCTGTTGCTTAACGGCGCCGTGACCGCGCGCGTCGACACCGCGCCGACCGACTATCACATGCCCGGCTATGGCTGGACCCTGGACAACCAGGAACTGGCCAACCTGCTCACCTTCATCCGCGGCAACTGGGGCAACCGCGCAGCGCCGGTCGGCGAGGCGGCCGTTGCCGCGCGCCGGCGCGAGCTGGAAGCCGCCCGCTGA
- a CDS encoding glutathione S-transferase family protein has translation MGLLVNGQWQDKWYDTDSTGGRFVRKDAAFRNWVTADGRAGPSGSGGFAAQAGRYHLYVSLACPWAHRTLIMRRLKGLEDMIGVSVVHWLMRAEGWTFADGPGVVPDTVNHARVLHQVYTAADPQYSGRVTVPVLWDRQRATIVSNESSEILRMMNSAFDGIGAAPGDYYPAALRAEIDTINARVYDTVNNGVYKAGFATSQEAYEEAVWPLFETLDWLEARLATQRYLVGNRLTEADIRLFTTLVRFDPVYVGHFKCNLRRIADYPALSGFVRDLYQHPGIAGTVNFEHIKRHYYESHRTLNPAGVVPAGPVLDLAAPHGRERLG, from the coding sequence ATGGGACTTCTGGTGAATGGCCAGTGGCAGGACAAGTGGTATGACACCGACTCCACCGGCGGGCGTTTCGTGCGCAAGGACGCCGCGTTCCGGAACTGGGTCACGGCCGATGGCCGTGCCGGGCCGTCGGGGTCGGGCGGCTTCGCCGCGCAGGCCGGGCGCTACCACCTCTATGTGAGCCTGGCATGCCCGTGGGCGCACCGCACGCTGATCATGCGCCGCCTGAAGGGGCTGGAGGACATGATCGGCGTCTCGGTGGTGCACTGGCTGATGCGCGCGGAAGGCTGGACCTTTGCCGACGGGCCTGGCGTGGTGCCGGACACGGTCAACCATGCGCGCGTGCTGCACCAGGTCTATACGGCCGCCGATCCGCAATACAGCGGCCGCGTCACGGTGCCGGTGCTGTGGGACCGGCAGCGCGCGACCATCGTCAGCAACGAGTCGTCCGAGATCCTGCGCATGATGAACAGCGCCTTCGACGGCATTGGCGCGGCGCCCGGCGACTACTATCCGGCGGCACTGCGCGCGGAGATCGACACGATCAACGCGCGCGTCTATGACACGGTCAACAACGGCGTCTACAAGGCCGGCTTCGCCACCTCGCAAGAGGCCTACGAAGAGGCCGTATGGCCGCTGTTCGAAACACTCGACTGGCTGGAAGCCCGCCTGGCCACGCAGCGCTACCTGGTCGGCAATCGCCTGACGGAAGCCGACATCCGCCTCTTCACCACGCTGGTCCGCTTCGACCCGGTGTATGTCGGGCACTTCAAGTGCAATCTGCGCCGTATCGCCGACTATCCGGCGCTGTCGGGCTTCGTGCGCGACCTCTACCAGCACCCCGGCATCGCCGGCACCGTGAACTTCGAGCACATCAAGCGCCACTACTACGAAAGCCACCGCACGCTGAATCCGGCCGGCGTCGTGCCCGCCGGGCCGGTGCTGGACCTTGCCGCGCCGCACGGGCGCGAGCGCCTGGGCTGA